One genomic segment of Patescibacteria group bacterium includes these proteins:
- a CDS encoding anaerobic ribonucleoside-triphosphate reductase activating protein, which translates to MIIGGLQKTTLVDYPSKVACAVFLVGCNFSCPFCHNRDLVTKELFIKSKIKPITQNEFFEFLTKRKGILDGVCISGGEPTLNLELPQFIDKIKALGFLVKLDSNGSHPVILRDLISKKKIDFVAMDIKGPFKDYQKISGRFADIGEVTKSLKILFDSGLPFELRTTVVPTIHNAKSVEQMVKDVLGLADKCGYKKEKIVWFLQNFRPANCLDQNFNNYLPFSLSQMDELLTAGQTLLPQMQIRD; encoded by the coding sequence GTGATTATTGGAGGATTGCAAAAAACCACGCTTGTTGACTATCCGAGCAAAGTCGCTTGTGCGGTTTTTTTGGTCGGGTGCAATTTTTCTTGTCCTTTCTGCCACAACCGCGATTTAGTTACCAAAGAGCTTTTTATTAAATCCAAAATAAAGCCTATTACTCAAAACGAATTCTTTGAGTTTCTGACCAAACGAAAGGGGATACTTGATGGGGTTTGTATCAGCGGAGGCGAGCCCACTTTAAATTTAGAATTGCCTCAATTTATTGACAAAATAAAAGCCTTGGGGTTTTTAGTTAAACTTGATAGCAACGGATCCCATCCTGTAATATTGAGAGATTTAATCTCCAAGAAAAAGATTGACTTCGTAGCGATGGATATTAAAGGACCTTTTAAGGATTACCAAAAAATCTCAGGCAGGTTTGCCGATATTGGAGAAGTTACAAAATCCTTAAAAATATTGTTTGATTCTGGATTGCCATTTGAGTTAAGAACCACAGTCGTCCCCACAATTCACAATGCCAAATCGGTTGAGCAAATGGTAAAAGATGTTTTAGGACTTGCTGATAAATGCGGTTACAAAAAGGAGAAAATCGTCTGGTTTTTGCAAAATTTTAGACCCGCAAACTGCCTTGATCAAAATTTTAATAACTACTTGCCCTTCTCGTTGTCCCAGATGGACGAGCTTTTAACAGCGGGTCAAACCCTCCTCCCCCAAATGCAAATTAGAGACTAA
- the ftsH gene encoding ATP-dependent zinc metalloprotease FtsH has protein sequence MPKTPLIQKNPSPLNKSPRKINLGRILLTLLFLWMFVFPLFNLALPGENIVDAEKRPISDTLAQIKNGDVVKIIVEGDKVQSQLKDGNWLESKKEAGSDFIKTLNDNDIDPTKVANGIEFKVGFDWINFLANIAPIALSVLFFYFFFKQTRMAAGDMLGFGKTRAKLFKKDPKVTNGITFKDVAGGEEVKKELTEIVDFLKHPEKYRKLGARIPKGVLLIGPSGVGKTLMARALAGEAGAPFYSVAGSEFMEMLVGVGSARVRDLFGMAKVTQPSVIFIDEIDAIGRQRGMGIGGGHDEREQTLNQILVEMDGFDPRTTVVVLAATNRPDMLDPALVRPGRFDRKIYLSLPDVTEREEIFKIHMQGKPFASDVSAKDLAKQTVGLSGADIENMLNEAAILAARNNKTAIEKTDLREAGTKVKLGPERKRLQNDDEKNITAYHEAGHAVVASSLPNMDPVERVSIVARTMTLGHTEISQKFERSNETKTRLLEFITMALGGRASEELVFKDQTIGAGNDIEKATEIAKRMVTEFGMSALGPINFESSEGGIWLAKQMGKPTGYSQAWATKIDQEVQNIIEDCYKRARDIVTKKRALLDAVVVELLKKETLEREEYKKILDT, from the coding sequence ATGCCAAAAACACCATTGATTCAAAAAAATCCGAGTCCTCTAAACAAATCTCCCAGAAAAATCAATCTAGGAAGAATTTTGCTGACCCTGCTTTTTTTGTGGATGTTTGTTTTTCCCTTATTCAATTTAGCTCTTCCCGGAGAAAACATTGTGGATGCCGAAAAGCGCCCGATTTCGGACACTCTCGCCCAAATAAAAAACGGCGATGTGGTAAAGATCATTGTAGAAGGAGATAAAGTCCAATCCCAATTAAAAGATGGCAATTGGCTCGAAAGCAAAAAAGAAGCTGGAAGCGATTTTATCAAAACCCTCAACGACAACGACATCGATCCGACAAAAGTTGCCAATGGAATTGAGTTTAAGGTAGGTTTTGATTGGATTAATTTTTTAGCCAATATTGCCCCAATTGCTTTATCCGTTTTATTCTTCTATTTTTTCTTTAAACAAACCCGTATGGCAGCGGGCGATATGTTAGGCTTTGGCAAAACTCGCGCCAAGCTTTTTAAAAAGGATCCCAAGGTTACCAATGGGATAACTTTTAAAGATGTAGCAGGTGGTGAGGAAGTTAAAAAAGAACTCACCGAAATTGTCGACTTTTTAAAACACCCCGAAAAATATCGCAAACTAGGAGCCCGCATCCCCAAAGGAGTTCTACTGATTGGTCCGTCTGGTGTGGGAAAAACTCTTATGGCAAGAGCACTGGCTGGCGAGGCTGGCGCGCCCTTTTATTCGGTGGCGGGTTCCGAGTTTATGGAAATGCTCGTTGGGGTTGGCAGTGCTCGAGTTCGCGACTTGTTTGGCATGGCAAAAGTTACCCAGCCCAGCGTGATTTTTATTGACGAAATAGATGCTATTGGCAGGCAACGAGGGATGGGAATTGGCGGAGGGCATGACGAACGGGAACAAACTTTAAATCAAATTCTAGTCGAGATGGATGGGTTTGATCCTCGTACCACAGTTGTAGTACTTGCCGCAACTAACCGCCCTGATATGCTGGATCCCGCTCTGGTTCGCCCTGGCAGGTTTGATCGTAAAATTTATTTAAGCCTGCCCGATGTCACAGAACGAGAAGAAATTTTTAAAATTCACATGCAAGGAAAACCTTTTGCCTCTGATGTCTCCGCCAAAGATTTGGCAAAGCAAACTGTTGGCCTAAGTGGCGCAGATATTGAAAACATGCTGAATGAGGCGGCAATTTTAGCTGCCCGAAATAACAAAACAGCGATTGAAAAAACCGATTTAAGAGAAGCGGGAACAAAAGTCAAGCTGGGACCAGAGCGCAAGCGCTTGCAAAATGATGACGAAAAAAATATTACCGCCTATCACGAGGCGGGGCACGCTGTTGTTGCCAGTAGTCTGCCTAATATGGATCCTGTGGAAAGAGTTTCGATTGTGGCGAGAACCATGACTTTGGGACATACCGAAATTTCGCAAAAGTTCGAGCGGAGCAACGAAACCAAAACCAGGCTTTTAGAGTTTATTACCATGGCGCTAGGAGGACGAGCGTCCGAAGAATTGGTTTTTAAAGATCAGACTATTGGGGCTGGAAATGATATAGAAAAAGCTACAGAAATTGCCAAAAGAATGGTCACAGAATTTGGCATGAGTGCTCTTGGTCCGATCAATTTCGAATCTTCCGAAGGGGGTATTTGGCTGGCAAAACAAATGGGAAAACCTACAGGATACAGCCAAGCATGGGCGACCAAAATAGATCAGGAGGTGCAAAATATCATTGAAGATTGCTACAAAAGAGCCAGAGACATTGTGACAAAAAAACGAGCGCTGCTTGATGCTGTGGTCGTCGAGCTTCTTAAAAAAGAAACGCTAGAGCGCGAAGAATACAAAAAAATCCTTGACACTTAA